The following are from one region of the Primulina eburnea isolate SZY01 chromosome 17, ASM2296580v1, whole genome shotgun sequence genome:
- the LOC140817707 gene encoding topless-related protein 4-like isoform X2, with translation MSSLSRELVFLILQFLDEEKFKETVHRLEQESGFFFNMRYLEEMVTNGEWENVEKYLFGFTKVDDNRYSMKTFFEIRKQKYLEALDMKDRAKAVDILVKDLKVFSSFNEDLFKEITQLLTFENFRENKQLSKYRDTKTARGIMLVELKKLIGANPLFLEKLDFPTLKNSRLRTLINQSLNWQHQLCKNPKPNPDIKTLFVDHSCGPSQPNGARAPSPVTNHLMGAVPKQGPFPPLTTHGPAPGPMPTPFAGWMAIPSQVPHPSSTGPIGFNPQNSLLKRPRTPPMINLAMDYQTADSEHVMKRTRPFGFPDEVNNVPVNVLPVGFSSQTHGHSSPSSEELPKTVTMNLSQGSAVRSMDFHPVQQVLLLVGTNLGDVMVWELSSRNRVCHRSFKVWDLGACSVALQTSLGNDYSASINRVMWSPEGSLFGVAYSKHIVHLYSYHGGDDLRNHLEIEAHVGSVNDLAFSFPDKQLCVVTCGEDRLIKVWDAASGAKQFTFSGHEAAVHSVCPHHKGNIQFIFSTATDGKIKAWLYDNLGSRVDYDAPGHSSTTMAYSADGTRLFSCGTNKEGDSYLVEWNESEGAVKRTYVGLSKRATGGIVQFGTLKNRILAAGDDFTIKFWDMDNVNLLTTTDAEGGLPPSPCIRFNKEGILLAISTNENSVKILANADGVRLLRTIESSPFDATSRVASSTVVKSPSFAAVNATAGSNIVDRVVPVTSLVAMGGENRNLVEKPRIADESVEKSRIWKMAEVNESSQCRSLRLPDNLASAKVSKLMYTNSGFAILALAANAVHKLWKWPKNVRSPTGKASANAAPQLWQPASGILMTNDISHANPEDGVSCFALSKNDSYVMSASGGKISLFNMMTFKTMTTFMPPPPAATFLAFHPQDNNIIAIGMDDSSIQIYNVRVDEVKIKLKGHQKRITGLAFSASLNVLVSSGADSQLCVWSSDAWEKKTSKFLQTPPGQTTAPLADTRVLFHQDQTHLLVVHGTQIAIYEAPQLACLKQWLPVEASGPITYATYSCDSQSIYVSFEDGSVGVLTASTLRLRCRINPSSYIPTSPRVYPLVIAAHPSEANQFALGLSDGGVCVVEPNESEGRWGTVPPEENGAGPSTSGAASSDKPQRKLIAANQ, from the exons ATGTCGTCGTTGAGCAGAGAGCTGGTTTTTTTGATACTCCAGTTTCTTGACGAGGAGAAGTTTAAGGAGACTGTTCACAG ATTAGAGCAAGAATCTGGATTTTTCTTCAATATGCGATATCTTGAAGAAATGGTGACAAATGGAGAATGGGAAAACGTGGAGAAGTATTTGTTTGGCTTCACAAAAGTCGACGACAACAGATATTCTATGAAAACCTTCTTTGAGATACGGAAGCAGAAGTACCTTGAAGCTTTGGACAT GAAAGATCGTGCAAAAGCTGTTGACATTCTGGTGAAGGACTTAAAAGTATTCTCGTCATTTAACGAAGATCTTTTTAAAGAAATAACACAGCTGTTGACCTTTGAGAACTTTAG AGAGAATAAACAATTGTCCAAGTATAGGGACACCAAGACTGCTAGGGGTATAATGCTTGTTGAACTTAAAAAGTTGATAGGGGCAAACCCTCTGTTTCTTGAGAAGCTTGACTTTCCCACCTTGAAGAATTCAAGATTAAGGACACTAATCAATCAGAG TTTGAACTGGCAACATCAGCTTTGTAAGAATCCGAAGCCCAATCCTGACATTAAAACATTGTTTGTGGACCATTCATGTGGGCCATCACAGCCAAATGGTGCAAGGGCGCCATCCCCCGTCACTAACCATCTTATGGGAGCTGTTCCCAAGCAAGGACCATTTCCACCTCTGACCACACACGGC CCAGCTCCAGGTCCTATGCCAACTCCTTTTGCTGGATGGATGGCTATTCCCTCTCAAGTTCCTCATCCGTCCTCTACTGGTCCCATTGGTTTCAACCCACAAAATA GTTTATTAAAGCGACCTAGGACTCCTCCAATGATTAACCTTGCCATGGATTACCAGACTGCTGATTCAGAGCATGTCATGAAAAGAACAAGACCTTTTGGATTTCCAGACGAA GTCAATAATGTACCTGTCAATGTTTTGCCAGTTGGATTTTCCAGTCAAACTCATGGGCATAGCTCACCCTCATCCGAGGAGTTGCCAAAGACCGTGACGATGAATCTAAGTCAGGGCTCTGCCGTCAGGAGTATGGATTTTCATCCAGTACAACAAGTTTTACTTCTTG TTGGAACAAATTTGGGAGATGTAATGGTTTGGGAACTGAGTAGCAGAAATAGAGTTTGCCACAGAAGTTTCAAAGTATGGGATCTAGGAGCTTGTTCTGTGGCACTGCAG ACATCTTTGGGCAATGATTATTCTGCATCGATAAACCGTGTGATGTGGAGTCCTGAAGGTTCTTTATTTG GTGTTGCATACTCCAAGCACATTGTGCACCTATATTCCTATCATGGTGGCGACGACCTAAGAAACCACCTTGAG atTGAAGCACATGTTGGGAGTGTAAATGATCTTGCTTTCTCCTTCCCAGACAAGCAGCTCTGTGTAGTTACTTGTGGAGAGGACAGGCTTATTAAG GTGTGGGATGCGGCTTCAGGTGCAAAACAGTTTACATTTTCAGGCCATGAAGCAGCTGTGCATTCTGTTTGTCCGCATCATAAAGGAAATATTCAG TTCATCTTCTCCACTGCGACTGATGGGAAGATAAAGGCATGGTTGTATGATAACCTCGGTTCTAGGGTTGACTACGATGCTCCGGGTCATTCATCCACTACTATGGCATATAGTGCTGATGGAACAAG GTTATTTTCTTGCGGGACAAACAAAGAAGGAGATTCATATCTTGTGGAGTGGAATGAAAGTGAGGGAGCTGTAAAACGTACTTATGTGGGTCTTAGCAAGAGAGCTACAGGAGGAATAGTGCAATTCGGTACTCTAAAAAATCGAATTCTGGCTGCTGGAGATGACTTCACGATCAAGTTTTGGGACATGGACAATGTCAACTTATTGACAACAACTGATGCCGAGGGCGGATTACCA CCATCTCCGTGTATTCGTTTCAACAAGGAAGGAATATTGTTAGCTATTTCAACAAATGAGAACTCTGTAAAGATTTTAGCCAATGCAGATGGTGTTCGTCTTCTACGAACAATTGAAAGTAGTCCTTTTGACGCTACTTCTAGGGTAGCCTCCTCAACAGTTGTGAAG TCTCCCTCATTTGCTGCTGTTAATGCTACTGCTGGATCAAACATTGTTGATCGAGTTGTTCCTGTAACGTCATTGGTTGCAATG GGTGGAGAAAACCGTAATTTGGTAGAAAAGCCCAGAATTGCAGATGAGTCTGTTGAAAAATCCAGAATCTGGAAAATGGCAGAAGTCAATGAATCGTCACAGTGCCGTTCCTTGAGACTCCCAGATAATTTAGCATCTGCGAAG GTTTCAAAGTTGATGTATACAAATTCGGGATTTGCTATATTGGCTCTAGCTGCTAATGCGGTGCACAAACTCTGGAAATGGCCAAAGAACGTTCGTAGTCCAACGGGAAAG GCTAGTGCTAATGCTGCGCCGCAACTATGGCAACCTGCTAGCGGGATACTGATGACAAATGATATCAGTCATGCAAATCCTGAAGATGGGGTTTCATGCTTTGCGCTGTCAAAGAATGACTCTTATGTCATGTCAGCTTCTGGAGGCAAAATTTCTCTATTTAACATGATGACTTTTAAG ACAATGACGACATTTATGCCCCCGCCACCTGCAGCAACATTTCTTGCATTTCATCCTCAAGATAATAACATCATTGCTATAGGCATGGATGACTCCTCTATCCAAATATACAATGTGCGGGTTGATGAG GTTAAGATCAAGCTCAAAGGACACCAGAAGAGGATTACTGGTCTTGCCTTCTCTGCTTCTCTTAACGTGCTTGTATCATCAGGGGCTGATTCTCAG CTTTGTGTTTGGAGTTCAGATGCCTGGGAGAAGAAAACAAGTAAATTCTTGCAAACCCCACCTGGTCAGACAACCGCTCCCCTTGCTGACACTCGTGTACTATTCCACCAAGATCAAACACATTTACTAGTAGTCCACGGGACACAAATCGCAATTTATGAGGCTCCACAGTTGGCATGCCTTAAGCAG TGGTTACCTGTTGAAGCAAGTGGTCCAATCACATATGCTACGTATTCTTGTGATAGCCAATCAATATACGTAAGCTTTGAAGATGGAAGTGTTGGTGTTCTTACTGCTTCTACGCTGCGGTTGCGATGCCGTATCAATCCCTCTTCATATATTCCCACCAGCCCAAG GGTATATCCGCTGGTCATTGCAGCACACCCCTCGGAAGCCAATCAATTCGCTTTGGGGCTTAGTGATGGTGGAGTCTGTGTAGTAGAGCCAAACGAGTCCGAAGGTAGATGGGGGACGGTGCCTCCCGAAGAAAACGGTGCTGGTCCAAGTACTTCTGGTGCAGCCAGTTCCGATAAACCTCAAAG GAAGTTGATTGCGGCTAACCAGTAG
- the LOC140817707 gene encoding topless-related protein 4-like isoform X1 — protein sequence MSSLSRELVFLILQFLDEEKFKETVHRLEQESGFFFNMRYLEEMVTNGEWENVEKYLFGFTKVDDNRYSMKTFFEIRKQKYLEALDMKDRAKAVDILVKDLKVFSSFNEDLFKEITQLLTFENFRENKQLSKYRDTKTARGIMLVELKKLIGANPLFLEKLDFPTLKNSRLRTLINQSLNWQHQLCKNPKPNPDIKTLFVDHSCGPSQPNGARAPSPVTNHLMGAVPKQGPFPPLTTHGSFQPAPGPMPTPFAGWMAIPSQVPHPSSTGPIGFNPQNSLLKRPRTPPMINLAMDYQTADSEHVMKRTRPFGFPDEVNNVPVNVLPVGFSSQTHGHSSPSSEELPKTVTMNLSQGSAVRSMDFHPVQQVLLLVGTNLGDVMVWELSSRNRVCHRSFKVWDLGACSVALQTSLGNDYSASINRVMWSPEGSLFGVAYSKHIVHLYSYHGGDDLRNHLEIEAHVGSVNDLAFSFPDKQLCVVTCGEDRLIKVWDAASGAKQFTFSGHEAAVHSVCPHHKGNIQFIFSTATDGKIKAWLYDNLGSRVDYDAPGHSSTTMAYSADGTRLFSCGTNKEGDSYLVEWNESEGAVKRTYVGLSKRATGGIVQFGTLKNRILAAGDDFTIKFWDMDNVNLLTTTDAEGGLPPSPCIRFNKEGILLAISTNENSVKILANADGVRLLRTIESSPFDATSRVASSTVVKSPSFAAVNATAGSNIVDRVVPVTSLVAMGGENRNLVEKPRIADESVEKSRIWKMAEVNESSQCRSLRLPDNLASAKVSKLMYTNSGFAILALAANAVHKLWKWPKNVRSPTGKASANAAPQLWQPASGILMTNDISHANPEDGVSCFALSKNDSYVMSASGGKISLFNMMTFKTMTTFMPPPPAATFLAFHPQDNNIIAIGMDDSSIQIYNVRVDEVKIKLKGHQKRITGLAFSASLNVLVSSGADSQLCVWSSDAWEKKTSKFLQTPPGQTTAPLADTRVLFHQDQTHLLVVHGTQIAIYEAPQLACLKQWLPVEASGPITYATYSCDSQSIYVSFEDGSVGVLTASTLRLRCRINPSSYIPTSPRVYPLVIAAHPSEANQFALGLSDGGVCVVEPNESEGRWGTVPPEENGAGPSTSGAASSDKPQRKLIAANQ from the exons ATGTCGTCGTTGAGCAGAGAGCTGGTTTTTTTGATACTCCAGTTTCTTGACGAGGAGAAGTTTAAGGAGACTGTTCACAG ATTAGAGCAAGAATCTGGATTTTTCTTCAATATGCGATATCTTGAAGAAATGGTGACAAATGGAGAATGGGAAAACGTGGAGAAGTATTTGTTTGGCTTCACAAAAGTCGACGACAACAGATATTCTATGAAAACCTTCTTTGAGATACGGAAGCAGAAGTACCTTGAAGCTTTGGACAT GAAAGATCGTGCAAAAGCTGTTGACATTCTGGTGAAGGACTTAAAAGTATTCTCGTCATTTAACGAAGATCTTTTTAAAGAAATAACACAGCTGTTGACCTTTGAGAACTTTAG AGAGAATAAACAATTGTCCAAGTATAGGGACACCAAGACTGCTAGGGGTATAATGCTTGTTGAACTTAAAAAGTTGATAGGGGCAAACCCTCTGTTTCTTGAGAAGCTTGACTTTCCCACCTTGAAGAATTCAAGATTAAGGACACTAATCAATCAGAG TTTGAACTGGCAACATCAGCTTTGTAAGAATCCGAAGCCCAATCCTGACATTAAAACATTGTTTGTGGACCATTCATGTGGGCCATCACAGCCAAATGGTGCAAGGGCGCCATCCCCCGTCACTAACCATCTTATGGGAGCTGTTCCCAAGCAAGGACCATTTCCACCTCTGACCACACACGGC TCATTTCAGCCAGCTCCAGGTCCTATGCCAACTCCTTTTGCTGGATGGATGGCTATTCCCTCTCAAGTTCCTCATCCGTCCTCTACTGGTCCCATTGGTTTCAACCCACAAAATA GTTTATTAAAGCGACCTAGGACTCCTCCAATGATTAACCTTGCCATGGATTACCAGACTGCTGATTCAGAGCATGTCATGAAAAGAACAAGACCTTTTGGATTTCCAGACGAA GTCAATAATGTACCTGTCAATGTTTTGCCAGTTGGATTTTCCAGTCAAACTCATGGGCATAGCTCACCCTCATCCGAGGAGTTGCCAAAGACCGTGACGATGAATCTAAGTCAGGGCTCTGCCGTCAGGAGTATGGATTTTCATCCAGTACAACAAGTTTTACTTCTTG TTGGAACAAATTTGGGAGATGTAATGGTTTGGGAACTGAGTAGCAGAAATAGAGTTTGCCACAGAAGTTTCAAAGTATGGGATCTAGGAGCTTGTTCTGTGGCACTGCAG ACATCTTTGGGCAATGATTATTCTGCATCGATAAACCGTGTGATGTGGAGTCCTGAAGGTTCTTTATTTG GTGTTGCATACTCCAAGCACATTGTGCACCTATATTCCTATCATGGTGGCGACGACCTAAGAAACCACCTTGAG atTGAAGCACATGTTGGGAGTGTAAATGATCTTGCTTTCTCCTTCCCAGACAAGCAGCTCTGTGTAGTTACTTGTGGAGAGGACAGGCTTATTAAG GTGTGGGATGCGGCTTCAGGTGCAAAACAGTTTACATTTTCAGGCCATGAAGCAGCTGTGCATTCTGTTTGTCCGCATCATAAAGGAAATATTCAG TTCATCTTCTCCACTGCGACTGATGGGAAGATAAAGGCATGGTTGTATGATAACCTCGGTTCTAGGGTTGACTACGATGCTCCGGGTCATTCATCCACTACTATGGCATATAGTGCTGATGGAACAAG GTTATTTTCTTGCGGGACAAACAAAGAAGGAGATTCATATCTTGTGGAGTGGAATGAAAGTGAGGGAGCTGTAAAACGTACTTATGTGGGTCTTAGCAAGAGAGCTACAGGAGGAATAGTGCAATTCGGTACTCTAAAAAATCGAATTCTGGCTGCTGGAGATGACTTCACGATCAAGTTTTGGGACATGGACAATGTCAACTTATTGACAACAACTGATGCCGAGGGCGGATTACCA CCATCTCCGTGTATTCGTTTCAACAAGGAAGGAATATTGTTAGCTATTTCAACAAATGAGAACTCTGTAAAGATTTTAGCCAATGCAGATGGTGTTCGTCTTCTACGAACAATTGAAAGTAGTCCTTTTGACGCTACTTCTAGGGTAGCCTCCTCAACAGTTGTGAAG TCTCCCTCATTTGCTGCTGTTAATGCTACTGCTGGATCAAACATTGTTGATCGAGTTGTTCCTGTAACGTCATTGGTTGCAATG GGTGGAGAAAACCGTAATTTGGTAGAAAAGCCCAGAATTGCAGATGAGTCTGTTGAAAAATCCAGAATCTGGAAAATGGCAGAAGTCAATGAATCGTCACAGTGCCGTTCCTTGAGACTCCCAGATAATTTAGCATCTGCGAAG GTTTCAAAGTTGATGTATACAAATTCGGGATTTGCTATATTGGCTCTAGCTGCTAATGCGGTGCACAAACTCTGGAAATGGCCAAAGAACGTTCGTAGTCCAACGGGAAAG GCTAGTGCTAATGCTGCGCCGCAACTATGGCAACCTGCTAGCGGGATACTGATGACAAATGATATCAGTCATGCAAATCCTGAAGATGGGGTTTCATGCTTTGCGCTGTCAAAGAATGACTCTTATGTCATGTCAGCTTCTGGAGGCAAAATTTCTCTATTTAACATGATGACTTTTAAG ACAATGACGACATTTATGCCCCCGCCACCTGCAGCAACATTTCTTGCATTTCATCCTCAAGATAATAACATCATTGCTATAGGCATGGATGACTCCTCTATCCAAATATACAATGTGCGGGTTGATGAG GTTAAGATCAAGCTCAAAGGACACCAGAAGAGGATTACTGGTCTTGCCTTCTCTGCTTCTCTTAACGTGCTTGTATCATCAGGGGCTGATTCTCAG CTTTGTGTTTGGAGTTCAGATGCCTGGGAGAAGAAAACAAGTAAATTCTTGCAAACCCCACCTGGTCAGACAACCGCTCCCCTTGCTGACACTCGTGTACTATTCCACCAAGATCAAACACATTTACTAGTAGTCCACGGGACACAAATCGCAATTTATGAGGCTCCACAGTTGGCATGCCTTAAGCAG TGGTTACCTGTTGAAGCAAGTGGTCCAATCACATATGCTACGTATTCTTGTGATAGCCAATCAATATACGTAAGCTTTGAAGATGGAAGTGTTGGTGTTCTTACTGCTTCTACGCTGCGGTTGCGATGCCGTATCAATCCCTCTTCATATATTCCCACCAGCCCAAG GGTATATCCGCTGGTCATTGCAGCACACCCCTCGGAAGCCAATCAATTCGCTTTGGGGCTTAGTGATGGTGGAGTCTGTGTAGTAGAGCCAAACGAGTCCGAAGGTAGATGGGGGACGGTGCCTCCCGAAGAAAACGGTGCTGGTCCAAGTACTTCTGGTGCAGCCAGTTCCGATAAACCTCAAAG GAAGTTGATTGCGGCTAACCAGTAG
- the LOC140817707 gene encoding topless-related protein 4-like isoform X3 has translation MSSLSRELVFLILQFLDEEKFKETVHRLEQESGFFFNMRYLEEMVTNGEWENVEKYLFGFTKVDDNRYSMKTFFEIRKQKYLEALDMKDRAKAVDILVKDLKVFSSFNEDLFKEITQLLTFENFRENKQLSKYRDTKTARGIMLVELKKLIGANPLFLEKLDFPTLKNSRLRTLINQSLNWQHQLCKNPKPNPDIKTLFVDHSCGPSQPNGARAPSPVTNHLMGAVPKQGPFPPLTTHGSFQPAPGPMPTPFAGWMAIPSQVPHPSSTGPIGFNPQNSLLKRPRTPPMINLAMDYQTADSEHVMKRTRPFGFPDEVNNVPVNVLPVGFSSQTHGHSSPSSEELPKTVTMNLSQGSAVRSMDFHPVQQVLLLVGTNLGDVMVWELSSRNRVCHRSFKVWDLGACSVALQTSLGNDYSASINRVMWSPEGSLFGVAYSKHIVHLYSYHGGDDLRNHLEIEAHVGSVNDLAFSFPDKQLCVVTCGEDRLIKVWDAASGAKQFTFSGHEAAVHSVCPHHKGNIQFIFSTATDGKIKAWLYDNLGSRVDYDAPGHSSTTMAYSADGTRLFSCGTNKEGDSYLVEWNESEGAVKRTYVGLSKRATGGIVQFGTLKNRILAAGDDFTIKFWDMDNVNLLTTTDAEGGLPPSPCIRFNKEGILLAISTNENSVKILANADGVRLLRTIESSPFDATSRVASSTVVKSPSFAAVNATAGSNIVDRVVPVTSLVAMGGENRNLVEKPRIADESVEKSRIWKMAEVNESSQCRSLRLPDNLASAKVSKLMYTNSGFAILALAANAVHKLWKWPKNVRSPTGKASANAAPQLWQPASGILMTNDISHANPEDGVSCFALSKNDSYVMSASGGKISLFNMMTFKTMTTFMPPPPAATFLAFHPQDNNIIAIGMDDSSIQIYNVRVDEVKIKLKGHQKRITGLAFSASLNVLVSSGADSQLCVWSSDAWEKKTSKFLQTPPGQTTAPLADTRVLFHQDQTHLLVVHGTQIAIYEAPQLACLKQWLPVEASGPITYATYSCDSQSIYVSFEDGSVGVLTASTLRLRCRINPSSYIPTSPRVYPLVIAAHPSEANQFALGLSDGGVCVVEPNESEGRWGTVPPEENGAGPSTSGAASSDKPQR, from the exons ATGTCGTCGTTGAGCAGAGAGCTGGTTTTTTTGATACTCCAGTTTCTTGACGAGGAGAAGTTTAAGGAGACTGTTCACAG ATTAGAGCAAGAATCTGGATTTTTCTTCAATATGCGATATCTTGAAGAAATGGTGACAAATGGAGAATGGGAAAACGTGGAGAAGTATTTGTTTGGCTTCACAAAAGTCGACGACAACAGATATTCTATGAAAACCTTCTTTGAGATACGGAAGCAGAAGTACCTTGAAGCTTTGGACAT GAAAGATCGTGCAAAAGCTGTTGACATTCTGGTGAAGGACTTAAAAGTATTCTCGTCATTTAACGAAGATCTTTTTAAAGAAATAACACAGCTGTTGACCTTTGAGAACTTTAG AGAGAATAAACAATTGTCCAAGTATAGGGACACCAAGACTGCTAGGGGTATAATGCTTGTTGAACTTAAAAAGTTGATAGGGGCAAACCCTCTGTTTCTTGAGAAGCTTGACTTTCCCACCTTGAAGAATTCAAGATTAAGGACACTAATCAATCAGAG TTTGAACTGGCAACATCAGCTTTGTAAGAATCCGAAGCCCAATCCTGACATTAAAACATTGTTTGTGGACCATTCATGTGGGCCATCACAGCCAAATGGTGCAAGGGCGCCATCCCCCGTCACTAACCATCTTATGGGAGCTGTTCCCAAGCAAGGACCATTTCCACCTCTGACCACACACGGC TCATTTCAGCCAGCTCCAGGTCCTATGCCAACTCCTTTTGCTGGATGGATGGCTATTCCCTCTCAAGTTCCTCATCCGTCCTCTACTGGTCCCATTGGTTTCAACCCACAAAATA GTTTATTAAAGCGACCTAGGACTCCTCCAATGATTAACCTTGCCATGGATTACCAGACTGCTGATTCAGAGCATGTCATGAAAAGAACAAGACCTTTTGGATTTCCAGACGAA GTCAATAATGTACCTGTCAATGTTTTGCCAGTTGGATTTTCCAGTCAAACTCATGGGCATAGCTCACCCTCATCCGAGGAGTTGCCAAAGACCGTGACGATGAATCTAAGTCAGGGCTCTGCCGTCAGGAGTATGGATTTTCATCCAGTACAACAAGTTTTACTTCTTG TTGGAACAAATTTGGGAGATGTAATGGTTTGGGAACTGAGTAGCAGAAATAGAGTTTGCCACAGAAGTTTCAAAGTATGGGATCTAGGAGCTTGTTCTGTGGCACTGCAG ACATCTTTGGGCAATGATTATTCTGCATCGATAAACCGTGTGATGTGGAGTCCTGAAGGTTCTTTATTTG GTGTTGCATACTCCAAGCACATTGTGCACCTATATTCCTATCATGGTGGCGACGACCTAAGAAACCACCTTGAG atTGAAGCACATGTTGGGAGTGTAAATGATCTTGCTTTCTCCTTCCCAGACAAGCAGCTCTGTGTAGTTACTTGTGGAGAGGACAGGCTTATTAAG GTGTGGGATGCGGCTTCAGGTGCAAAACAGTTTACATTTTCAGGCCATGAAGCAGCTGTGCATTCTGTTTGTCCGCATCATAAAGGAAATATTCAG TTCATCTTCTCCACTGCGACTGATGGGAAGATAAAGGCATGGTTGTATGATAACCTCGGTTCTAGGGTTGACTACGATGCTCCGGGTCATTCATCCACTACTATGGCATATAGTGCTGATGGAACAAG GTTATTTTCTTGCGGGACAAACAAAGAAGGAGATTCATATCTTGTGGAGTGGAATGAAAGTGAGGGAGCTGTAAAACGTACTTATGTGGGTCTTAGCAAGAGAGCTACAGGAGGAATAGTGCAATTCGGTACTCTAAAAAATCGAATTCTGGCTGCTGGAGATGACTTCACGATCAAGTTTTGGGACATGGACAATGTCAACTTATTGACAACAACTGATGCCGAGGGCGGATTACCA CCATCTCCGTGTATTCGTTTCAACAAGGAAGGAATATTGTTAGCTATTTCAACAAATGAGAACTCTGTAAAGATTTTAGCCAATGCAGATGGTGTTCGTCTTCTACGAACAATTGAAAGTAGTCCTTTTGACGCTACTTCTAGGGTAGCCTCCTCAACAGTTGTGAAG TCTCCCTCATTTGCTGCTGTTAATGCTACTGCTGGATCAAACATTGTTGATCGAGTTGTTCCTGTAACGTCATTGGTTGCAATG GGTGGAGAAAACCGTAATTTGGTAGAAAAGCCCAGAATTGCAGATGAGTCTGTTGAAAAATCCAGAATCTGGAAAATGGCAGAAGTCAATGAATCGTCACAGTGCCGTTCCTTGAGACTCCCAGATAATTTAGCATCTGCGAAG GTTTCAAAGTTGATGTATACAAATTCGGGATTTGCTATATTGGCTCTAGCTGCTAATGCGGTGCACAAACTCTGGAAATGGCCAAAGAACGTTCGTAGTCCAACGGGAAAG GCTAGTGCTAATGCTGCGCCGCAACTATGGCAACCTGCTAGCGGGATACTGATGACAAATGATATCAGTCATGCAAATCCTGAAGATGGGGTTTCATGCTTTGCGCTGTCAAAGAATGACTCTTATGTCATGTCAGCTTCTGGAGGCAAAATTTCTCTATTTAACATGATGACTTTTAAG ACAATGACGACATTTATGCCCCCGCCACCTGCAGCAACATTTCTTGCATTTCATCCTCAAGATAATAACATCATTGCTATAGGCATGGATGACTCCTCTATCCAAATATACAATGTGCGGGTTGATGAG GTTAAGATCAAGCTCAAAGGACACCAGAAGAGGATTACTGGTCTTGCCTTCTCTGCTTCTCTTAACGTGCTTGTATCATCAGGGGCTGATTCTCAG CTTTGTGTTTGGAGTTCAGATGCCTGGGAGAAGAAAACAAGTAAATTCTTGCAAACCCCACCTGGTCAGACAACCGCTCCCCTTGCTGACACTCGTGTACTATTCCACCAAGATCAAACACATTTACTAGTAGTCCACGGGACACAAATCGCAATTTATGAGGCTCCACAGTTGGCATGCCTTAAGCAG TGGTTACCTGTTGAAGCAAGTGGTCCAATCACATATGCTACGTATTCTTGTGATAGCCAATCAATATACGTAAGCTTTGAAGATGGAAGTGTTGGTGTTCTTACTGCTTCTACGCTGCGGTTGCGATGCCGTATCAATCCCTCTTCATATATTCCCACCAGCCCAAG GGTATATCCGCTGGTCATTGCAGCACACCCCTCGGAAGCCAATCAATTCGCTTTGGGGCTTAGTGATGGTGGAGTCTGTGTAGTAGAGCCAAACGAGTCCGAAGGTAGATGGGGGACGGTGCCTCCCGAAGAAAACGGTGCTGGTCCAAGTACTTCTGGTGCAGCCAGTTCCGATAAACCTCAAAG GTGA